Proteins encoded in a region of the Streptomyces sp. NBC_01471 genome:
- the ileS gene encoding isoleucine--tRNA ligase, translating into MTPPLYRQVPAQVDLPALEHAVLDFWREAQVFSKSLEQSEGRPEWVFYEGPPTANGMPGAHHIEARVFKDVFPRFRTMRGYHVPRKAGWDCHGLPVELAVEKELGFDGKKDIEAYGIAAFNDKCRASVTRHTDAFAELTTRMGYWVDLDNAYRTMDPSYVESVWWSLKEIFNKDLLVQDHRVAPWCPRCGTGLSDHELAQGYETVVDPSVFVRFPLTSGPLAGEASMLVWTTTPWTLVSNTAVAAHPDVSYVVATDGTEKLVVAEPLLGKALGEGWETTGERFTGAEMERWTYQRPFALIDFPAEAHYVVNAEYVTTEDGTGLVHQSPAFGADDLKVCRAYGLPVVNPVRPDGTFEEDVPLVGGVFFKKADETLVADLQARGALFRHVPYEHSYPHCWRCHTALLYYAQPSWYIRTTAVKDAMLRENEKTNWFPDSVKQGRFGDWLNNNVDWALSRNRYWGTPLPIWRCEDDHLTVIGSLAELTDLTGTDQSDLDPHRPYIDEVTFPCPQCEKTATRVPEVIDAWYDSGSMPFAQYGYPYRNKELFERRYPAQFISEAIDQTRGWFYTLMAVGTLVFDRSSYENVVCLGHILAEDGRKMSKHLGNTLDPIPLMDQHGADAVRWFMAAGGSPWAARRVGHGTIQEVVRKTLLTYWNTVAFQALYARTSGWAPSASDPAPADRTVLDRWLLSELHALVDQVTQSLDTYDTQRAGKLLSAFVDDLSNWYVRRSRRRFWQGDAAALRTLHEVIETVTGLMAPLTPFITERVWQDMVTPVTPDAPESVHLSSWPKADLAAIDPQLSQQMALVRRLVELGRATRAESGVKTRQPLSRALVAAAGFESLTPELRAQITEELNVSSLASLSEVGGSLVDTTAKANFRALGKRFGKGVQAVAKAVAGADAAALSLALREGTASVTVEGETVTLSPDEVIITETPREGWSVASDSGATVALDLEITPELRRAGLARDAIRLIQEARKNSGLDVADRIAVRWSSTAPETRDALAEHAGLIADEVLALDYAEGDADTGAYGEAFTDEGLALTFRLHRTEA; encoded by the coding sequence ATGACACCGCCCCTGTACCGCCAGGTGCCCGCCCAGGTCGACCTGCCCGCCCTTGAGCACGCCGTGCTCGACTTCTGGCGCGAGGCACAGGTCTTCTCGAAGAGTCTGGAGCAGTCCGAAGGACGCCCCGAGTGGGTGTTCTACGAAGGGCCGCCGACCGCCAACGGCATGCCGGGCGCGCACCACATCGAAGCCCGTGTCTTCAAGGACGTCTTCCCGCGCTTCCGCACGATGCGGGGCTATCACGTGCCCCGGAAGGCGGGCTGGGACTGCCACGGTCTGCCTGTCGAGCTTGCCGTCGAGAAGGAGCTCGGCTTCGACGGCAAGAAGGACATCGAGGCGTACGGCATCGCCGCCTTCAACGACAAGTGCCGCGCCTCGGTGACCCGGCACACCGACGCCTTCGCCGAGCTGACCACCCGGATGGGCTACTGGGTCGACCTCGACAACGCGTACCGGACGATGGACCCGTCCTACGTCGAGAGCGTCTGGTGGTCGCTGAAGGAGATCTTCAACAAGGACCTGCTGGTCCAGGACCACCGCGTCGCCCCCTGGTGTCCGCGGTGCGGCACCGGCCTCTCGGACCACGAGCTGGCCCAGGGGTACGAGACGGTCGTCGACCCCTCGGTCTTCGTACGCTTCCCCCTCACCTCGGGGCCCCTGGCCGGCGAAGCCTCGATGCTGGTGTGGACGACCACCCCCTGGACGCTGGTCTCCAACACGGCTGTCGCCGCGCACCCCGACGTCAGCTACGTCGTCGCGACCGACGGCACGGAGAAGCTGGTCGTCGCGGAGCCGCTCCTCGGCAAGGCGCTCGGCGAGGGCTGGGAGACCACGGGCGAGCGGTTCACCGGCGCCGAGATGGAGCGCTGGACCTACCAGCGCCCGTTCGCCCTGATCGACTTCCCGGCCGAGGCGCACTACGTCGTCAACGCCGAGTACGTGACCACGGAGGACGGCACCGGACTGGTCCACCAGTCCCCCGCCTTCGGTGCGGACGACCTCAAGGTGTGCCGGGCGTACGGCCTGCCGGTCGTCAACCCGGTCCGCCCCGACGGCACGTTCGAGGAGGACGTCCCGCTCGTCGGCGGTGTCTTCTTCAAGAAGGCCGACGAGACGCTGGTCGCCGACCTCCAGGCCCGCGGCGCACTCTTCCGGCACGTCCCGTACGAGCACAGCTACCCGCACTGCTGGCGCTGCCACACCGCGCTCCTCTACTACGCGCAGCCGTCCTGGTACATCAGGACCACCGCGGTCAAGGACGCGATGCTCCGGGAGAACGAGAAGACCAACTGGTTCCCGGACTCGGTCAAGCAGGGCCGCTTCGGCGACTGGCTGAACAACAACGTGGACTGGGCGCTCTCCCGCAACCGCTACTGGGGCACCCCGCTGCCGATCTGGCGCTGCGAGGACGACCACCTCACGGTCATCGGCTCGCTCGCCGAGCTGACCGATCTGACGGGCACCGACCAGTCGGACCTCGACCCGCACCGCCCGTACATCGACGAGGTCACCTTCCCCTGCCCGCAGTGCGAGAAGACCGCGACCCGGGTCCCGGAGGTCATCGACGCCTGGTACGACTCGGGTTCGATGCCGTTCGCGCAGTACGGCTACCCGTACCGGAACAAGGAGCTCTTCGAGCGGCGCTACCCGGCGCAGTTCATCTCCGAGGCCATCGACCAGACGCGCGGGTGGTTCTACACGCTGATGGCGGTCGGCACGCTGGTCTTCGACAGGTCGAGTTACGAGAACGTCGTCTGCCTGGGCCACATCCTCGCCGAGGACGGCCGGAAGATGTCCAAGCACCTGGGCAACACCCTCGACCCGATCCCGCTGATGGACCAGCACGGGGCGGACGCGGTGCGCTGGTTCATGGCGGCCGGCGGCTCCCCCTGGGCGGCCCGCCGGGTCGGCCACGGCACGATTCAGGAGGTCGTCCGCAAGACCCTCCTCACGTACTGGAACACGGTGGCCTTCCAAGCCCTGTACGCCCGTACGTCTGGCTGGGCCCCTTCGGCCTCCGATCCGGCGCCCGCCGACCGCACGGTCCTGGACCGCTGGCTGCTCAGCGAACTCCACGCACTGGTGGACCAGGTCACCCAGTCGCTGGACACGTACGACACCCAGCGGGCCGGCAAGCTGCTGTCCGCCTTCGTCGACGACCTGTCGAACTGGTACGTGCGCCGTTCACGCCGGCGCTTCTGGCAGGGCGACGCGGCGGCGCTGCGCACCCTGCACGAGGTCATCGAGACGGTCACCGGGCTGATGGCGCCGCTCACCCCGTTCATCACCGAGCGGGTCTGGCAGGACATGGTCACCCCGGTCACGCCGGACGCCCCCGAGTCGGTACACCTCTCCAGCTGGCCGAAGGCGGACCTGGCGGCCATCGACCCGCAGCTCTCGCAGCAGATGGCGCTGGTGCGCCGTCTGGTGGAGCTGGGCCGCGCGACGCGCGCCGAGTCGGGCGTCAAGACCCGCCAGCCGCTCTCCCGCGCGCTGGTCGCCGCGGCCGGGTTCGAGTCACTGACGCCCGAACTCCGCGCCCAGATCACCGAGGAGCTGAACGTCTCGTCCCTGGCCTCGCTCTCCGAGGTCGGCGGCTCGCTGGTGGACACCACGGCCAAGGCCAACTTCCGGGCGCTGGGCAAGCGTTTCGGCAAGGGCGTCCAGGCAGTGGCCAAGGCGGTGGCCGGGGCCGACGCGGCAGCGCTCTCGCTCGCGCTGCGCGAGGGCACGGCATCGGTGACGGTCGAAGGCGAGACGGTCACGCTCTCCCCCGACGAGGTGATCATCACCGAGACTCCGCGCGAGGGCTGGTCGGTGGCGTCCGACTCGGGCGCGACGGTGGCCCTGGACCTGGAGATCACCCCGGAGCTGCGCAGGGCGGGGCTGGCGCGCGACGCCATCCGCCTGATCCAGGAGGCCCGCAAGAACAGCGGCCTGGACGTCGCGGACCGCATCGCGGTCCGCTGGTCCAGCACCGCCCCGGAGACCAGGGACGCCCTGGCCGAACACGCGGGTCTGATCGCGGACGAGGTCCTGGCCCTGGACTACGCGGAGGGCGACGCAGACACGGGGGCGTACGGCGAGGCGTTCACGGACGAGGGCCTCGCGCTGACGTTCCGCCTCCACAGGACAGAGGCGTAA
- a CDS encoding TraR/DksA family transcriptional regulator, whose product MVAKKTAGSRSASTESTGATAGDAAGEHGAAADGTVAGKPTAKKAAAAKKTAAKKAGAKKAPAKKTAAKKAGAGKAAAKKAASSTSPGHRAPGSTAATAAQGAAEAAEQTGAKTVVAKKSAGGSAAAGKRAASPVPKARVAAPVAPGELPVRPGEDPWTPEEVADARAGLQSEDLRLGAEIAAAETALAGLMRDSGDGAGDDQADTGTKNITRESELALAANAREMLEQTERALERLDAGTYGLCENCGNPIGKARMQAFPRATLCVECKQKQERRY is encoded by the coding sequence ATGGTGGCGAAAAAGACCGCCGGATCAAGATCGGCGTCCACAGAATCCACTGGGGCGACGGCCGGGGACGCGGCAGGCGAGCACGGAGCCGCCGCGGACGGGACCGTCGCCGGGAAACCCACCGCGAAGAAGGCCGCGGCGGCGAAGAAGACCGCAGCCAAGAAGGCGGGCGCCAAGAAGGCACCCGCGAAGAAGACCGCAGCCAAGAAGGCGGGCGCCGGGAAGGCGGCCGCGAAGAAGGCCGCGTCCAGTACGTCACCGGGCCACCGGGCGCCGGGCAGCACGGCCGCGACCGCGGCCCAGGGGGCGGCCGAGGCCGCGGAACAGACGGGAGCCAAGACGGTGGTTGCGAAGAAGAGCGCTGGAGGCAGCGCGGCGGCAGGCAAGCGCGCCGCCTCCCCCGTGCCCAAGGCCCGGGTCGCCGCGCCCGTGGCCCCGGGGGAGCTGCCCGTACGGCCCGGTGAGGATCCCTGGACCCCGGAGGAGGTCGCGGACGCGCGGGCCGGGCTGCAGAGCGAGGACCTGCGGCTGGGAGCCGAGATCGCGGCGGCCGAGACGGCTCTCGCCGGGCTGATGCGGGACTCCGGCGACGGCGCGGGTGACGACCAGGCCGACACCGGCACCAAGAACATCACCCGGGAGAGCGAGCTGGCGCTCGCGGCCAATGCCCGGGAGATGCTGGAGCAGACCGAGCGGGCGCTGGAGCGGCTCGACGCGGGGACGTACGGGCTCTGCGAGAACTGCGGCAACCCGATCGGCAAGGCGCGGATGCAGGCCTTCCCGCGCGCCACCCTCTGCGTCGAGTGCAAGCAGAAACAGGAGCGCAGGTACTGA
- the lspA gene encoding signal peptidase II translates to MAEAERIIGTPDIPESAGDAPEQSPEEETSAAPGTRGADGPAPDGESSEERPRGKRRLTVLFVVAVLAYLLDLVSKTIVVAKLEHHAPVKVIGDLLQFDAIRNAGAAFGLGSAYTVIFTIVAASVIVVIVRLARKLYSAPWAVALGLLLGGALGNLTDRIFRSPSAFQGEVVDFIRPAHFAVFNLADSAIVCGGILIVLLSFKGLDPDGTVHKD, encoded by the coding sequence GTGGCAGAGGCGGAGCGCATCATCGGTACGCCGGACATTCCCGAGTCGGCGGGGGACGCACCGGAGCAGTCGCCCGAGGAGGAGACCTCCGCGGCCCCCGGGACACGGGGCGCGGACGGGCCTGCCCCGGACGGGGAGAGCTCCGAGGAGCGGCCCCGGGGCAAGCGCAGGCTCACGGTGCTCTTCGTCGTCGCCGTCCTCGCCTATCTGCTCGATCTGGTGAGCAAGACGATCGTGGTGGCCAAGCTGGAGCACCATGCCCCGGTCAAGGTGATCGGTGATCTGCTGCAGTTCGACGCGATCCGGAACGCGGGCGCCGCCTTCGGGCTCGGGTCGGCGTACACCGTGATCTTCACCATTGTCGCGGCGTCCGTGATCGTGGTCATCGTCCGGCTGGCCCGGAAGCTCTACAGCGCACCCTGGGCGGTCGCGCTCGGCCTGCTGCTCGGTGGCGCGCTGGGCAATCTGACCGACCGGATCTTCCGCTCGCCCAGCGCCTTCCAGGGCGAGGTCGTCGACTTCATCAGGCCCGCGCACTTCGCGGTGTTCAACCTCGCCGACTCCGCGATCGTCTGCGGCGGCATCCTGATCGTGCTGCTTTCGTTCAAGGGCCTCGACCCCGACGGGACCGTCCACAAGGACTGA
- a CDS encoding RluA family pseudouridine synthase, translating into MSTVPEIRTLPVPDGLEGERVDAAISRMFGFSRTKAADLAASGKVQVDGSVVGKSERVHGGAWLEVEMPAAAAPVQIVAEPVEGMEIVHDDDDIVVILKPVGVAAHPSPGWTGTTVIGGLAAAGYRISTSGAAERQGIVHRLDVGTSGLMVVAKSERAYTLLKQQFRERTVDKRYHALVQGHPDPMSGTIDAPIGRHPNHDYKWAVTAEGKPSVTHYDLIEAFRAASLLDIKLETGRTHQIRVHMSAHRHPCVGDITYGADPTMAKRLGLTRQWLHAMSLGFEHPSDGQWVQFRSEYPEDLRNALEAIRAESEQR; encoded by the coding sequence GTGAGTACCGTTCCCGAGATCCGCACCCTGCCCGTTCCCGACGGCCTGGAGGGTGAGCGTGTCGACGCCGCCATCTCCCGTATGTTCGGGTTTTCTCGCACCAAGGCGGCCGACCTCGCCGCCTCCGGAAAGGTGCAGGTCGACGGGTCAGTGGTCGGAAAGTCCGAGCGGGTCCACGGCGGCGCCTGGCTGGAGGTCGAGATGCCCGCGGCCGCGGCCCCCGTGCAGATCGTCGCCGAGCCCGTCGAGGGCATGGAGATCGTCCATGACGACGACGACATCGTGGTGATCCTCAAGCCCGTCGGTGTCGCCGCGCACCCCAGCCCCGGCTGGACCGGCACCACCGTCATCGGCGGTCTCGCCGCTGCCGGGTACCGCATCTCCACCTCGGGCGCGGCCGAGCGCCAGGGCATCGTGCACCGGCTGGACGTGGGCACGTCCGGGCTGATGGTGGTGGCCAAGTCGGAGCGTGCGTACACCCTGCTCAAGCAGCAGTTCCGGGAGCGCACGGTCGACAAGCGCTACCACGCGCTCGTACAGGGCCACCCGGACCCGATGAGCGGCACGATCGACGCCCCCATCGGGCGCCACCCCAACCACGACTACAAGTGGGCGGTGACGGCCGAGGGCAAGCCGTCCGTCACGCACTACGACCTGATCGAGGCGTTCCGGGCGGCCTCGCTGCTGGACATCAAGCTGGAGACCGGGCGCACGCACCAGATCCGGGTGCACATGTCCGCCCACCGCCACCCCTGTGTGGGCGACATCACCTACGGCGCCGACCCGACCATGGCGAAGCGGCTCGGTCTGACGCGGCAGTGGCTGCACGCGATGAGCCTGGGCTTCGAGCACCCGTCGGACGGGCAGTGGGTCCAGTTCCGGAGCGAGTACCCGGAAGACCTGCGGAACGCGCTGGAGGCGATCCGGGCGGAGAGCGAGCAGCGATGA
- a CDS encoding GNAT family N-acetyltransferase, translating to MTGGYEVRVVADQAGLDACFAVRRDVFVTEQGVPPELEYDAYDAADDTVTVHLLAADADGPLGTGRLLLPAAGPGRGVDEPGVGSLGRLAVAAAARGRGVGVALVRAIEDESRERGLTAVDLHAQTHALGFYERLGYVAYGPEFPDAGIPHRAMRRAVGDAAPGSGPEA from the coding sequence ATGACCGGCGGGTACGAGGTCCGGGTGGTCGCCGACCAGGCCGGTCTCGACGCCTGCTTCGCCGTCCGCAGGGACGTCTTCGTGACCGAGCAGGGCGTGCCGCCCGAGCTGGAGTACGACGCGTACGACGCCGCCGACGACACGGTCACCGTGCACCTGCTGGCCGCCGACGCGGACGGGCCGCTGGGGACCGGGCGGCTGCTGCTGCCCGCCGCCGGTCCGGGGCGCGGTGTGGACGAGCCGGGCGTCGGCTCGCTCGGCCGGCTCGCCGTCGCCGCTGCCGCACGCGGCAGGGGCGTGGGCGTCGCGCTGGTCCGGGCGATCGAGGACGAGTCCCGTGAGCGCGGGCTGACCGCGGTCGATCTGCATGCGCAGACCCATGCGCTGGGTTTCTACGAGCGCCTCGGGTACGTGGCGTACGGACCCGAGTTCCCGGATGCGGGTATCCCGCACCGGGCGATGCGCCGTGCTGTCGGGGATGCGGCGCCGGGCAGCGGCCCGGAGGCCTAG